The Jeotgalibacillus aurantiacus genome segment TGAGAGGGGCACAAACAGCTGCCAACCTGATTAAACCGGATATTTTCTTTGCCATGGATGCAAGTCCTGCCAATGATATGACAGGCGATAAAAATGAATTCGGTCAGCTCGGAAAAGGAACGCTCCTGCGTATTTTAGACCGCAGTATGGTGACACACCGCGGTATGCGTGAATTCGTTCTGGATACAGCAGAAACGAACAACATTCCGTATCAGTATTTTGTTTCTGCGGGTGGTACCGATGCAGGCCGCGTCCACATTTCGAACGAAGGGGTTCCAAGTGCGGTTGTCGGTATCTGTTCACGCTATATCCACACGGCAGCTTCCATGATCCATATCGATGACTATGCAGCTGCAAAAGAGCTGCTCGTTAAACTCGTAAAGGCAAGTGATCGTTCAACGGTCGAATCGATCCGTCAGGGTTCATAAAATGAAAGCAGCAGTCGGTACACTGAACAAATCGAAATTAAAAGCTGTTGAAACCGCCTGGCAGATTGGTGATGTTCAAGGATTTGATATTCCCTCAGGTGTCAGTGATCAGCCATTTGGACACGAGGAAACAATCGAAGGCGCGGTGAACAGGGCAAAAGGAGCAGCAGAAAAGCTTCCCGGAGCCGTTGGTATTGGTCTTGAAGGTGGTGTAACAGAGACACCGCACGGACTTTTTATTTGTAACTGGGGAGCGCTTGTGACACCTGATGGCAGAGAGCCGTTTATCGCTGCAGGTGCGAGTTTCAGGCTGCCGGACGAACTGGCTGAACCGCTCAGACAGGGGGAAGAACTTGGTCCGCTGATGAGGACATACAGTCATAACAAAAACATCAGTCAGGAAGAAGGGGCGGTTGGTTTTTTTACAAACCACAGGATTACCCGTGATCAGATGTTTGAACATATTTTGGAGCTGCTGATTGGTCAGTGGGAGTTTTCAAAGAGAACATAAAAAAATCCGGCAGAAATGCCGGATTTTTTAAGTAAATGTATTATCAAAACTATGAGAGTTGTTTAATAACGATCTAAAGTTGTCAAATAACCTAGGAAAGTTGTCAAATAAAGCTAAAGAGTAGTCAAATAATTCAACAGACAGCTTTGTTAAATACTCAAAAATAGTTGTCTAATTCGTGTGTTATATAGCCCGTTTCCACTTTTCTGTGGCCGAGCGTTGAGTCAGCTGGCACTTTTTTGCTCCAAAGGAGTCTTCGGATGTCACCGGCACTCAAAAGTATAGTCATTCATGTCCTTCTATTTAGGCGTGAAAACAGACATCTCTTTTTTCATTCGTACAAGAGTATAAAAATAGTCGTTTTATTCCTCTTCAAATATATAAGAAACGGCTTTTAGTGCCTGGTCAGGTGTTTCGACTGTGACGGTTGCTTTTCTTGAGAGTTCCTTTAATGCGTGATGAAGCTTTTCCGGTCGAATCAGTATCAGTGGTTTTCCGGCTGTTAAGGCAGCGGAAGCGTCCATTGCGGTGTTCCACTGTTTATATTGTTCACCGAAAAGCGCGATGACCAGGTCTGCCTTTTGCATAAGTACCTGTGTACGGAGATTATTAAAAGCAGATGCAGCATCATCTTTGAAAACAGGTGAAGGCTGCTCACCGAGTATTTCCTCCCCGATCTGATCCGAGCGCTCGTGATTTTCCATCGGACCTGTGAAATGAAGAGTGTACGGCAGTTCCTTCGCTTTT includes the following:
- a CDS encoding DUF84 family protein — encoded protein: MKAAVGTLNKSKLKAVETAWQIGDVQGFDIPSGVSDQPFGHEETIEGAVNRAKGAAEKLPGAVGIGLEGGVTETPHGLFICNWGALVTPDGREPFIAAGASFRLPDELAEPLRQGEELGPLMRTYSHNKNISQEEGAVGFFTNHRITRDQMFEHILELLIGQWEFSKRT
- a CDS encoding YtoQ family protein, with the protein product MELTIYLAGEIHSDWRKQLKEKAKELPYTLHFTGPMENHERSDQIGEEILGEQPSPVFKDDAASAFNNLRTQVLMQKADLVIALFGEQYKQWNTAMDASAALTAGKPLILIRPEKLHHALKELSRKATVTVETPDQALKAVSYIFEEE